In Bacteroidota bacterium, the genomic window TCGGTATTTACCCGGTCTGAAAATCGGATGCGGAATTGCCCTCCGGTGCCAAAGGCAGTCTTCTGCCATTTGCCGTCGTTTACAAGTCCGATACTGCTGCGTGCGCCCAGTGAAAAGGTTCCGGCATCACGCCCTTTGATGTGAAACTCCTGTGCTCCTACCCGGAGAACGAACAAGAATGCGATTATGGTTATCAGGGGTCTCATCTCCCATTCAGAACGAATGAGAAATGAAAAATATTGTTACAGTATATTGAATTCGCTTTGCGACACTCCGCAAATAGGGCATGACCAGGAATCAGGCAAATGTTCAAACCTTGTTCCCGGCGCGATATCGTTGGATGGGTCGCCGTTTTCAGGATCATAAATATAGCCGCAAACAGGGCACTTGAATTTATAAAGCGGGGTTGACATTTTTAACGCAGCCGGCTCTTCAGGTTTAATAAATGTTGGTGCATTTTTAGGTGCTTTCCCTTTTTTTACATCGCGGTACCACGCGTAGGTCAAGGGTTCAGACACGGCATCAAGAACTTCGCCATCGAGAATTTTTGTAATAAAAATAAGATGGGTACCGGCGTCATGCACATCAAGCACTTCGCATTCGAACCACGCAATCGTATCATCAATAAGTACAGGAAGCTCTCCTTCCCTAATCATAAAATTGAATTTCTCAAACTTGTCTTTGTCGCGTCCCGAGCTGTATCCAAACGTACTTATTACTTCGGCTGATGTTTCTTTTTTAAGAACTGAAATTCCAATTTTTCCACTCGTGCCGATAAGTTGTGCCGTAAAATTTTCTTTGCTGCACACCACTGCAAACTTAGGTGGTTCGGCCGTAACCTGAAAAACCGTATTGGATATGTACCCGCTGCGTTTTCCGCCGGCAGCCGAACTTACAACGTACAGCCCGTAGCTAATTTTAAAAAAGGTCTCAGTATTCATAATGATATTTTGTTCAGCAAATTTAAGCATTCGTTTGAATAAAAGGAGGAATAGCTTTCAGCAGCCAAATCAGATGATGAAAGCACCGACAAGCCTGCGCTGTGGCATAAAAAAGCCGGCAGTTAACTTGCACTGCCGGCTTCACAAATGTTATTTCCCTTTGATAAAGTGTGGTCGATATTATTTCTTCAGCATTTTGAAAGCATGCCCCATCCACTCGTTCTCGCGCAAGCCGGGAATACACCAAAGCATGCATAATGGCTCAATGGCGCGGGCGGCTTCCATAGCGCCCATATCGGCTACTTCCCAGCCAAAACGGGTGATTGCCTCCCCAACTTCTTTCTTTGCATTTTCATTATTACCACAAATAAACATGCTGGGTTTTACGCCTCCAAAGTCAGGATCGACCATGAGTCCGTTGCCCACGCTGTTGAATGCTTTCACAAAATGTGCAGCCGGGAATGCTTTCTGCAGCTGTTCCATCATTGATTCATCAAGGTTTG contains:
- a CDS encoding flavin reductase → MNTETFFKISYGLYVVSSAAGGKRSGYISNTVFQVTAEPPKFAVVCSKENFTAQLIGTSGKIGISVLKKETSAEVISTFGYSSGRDKDKFEKFNFMIREGELPVLIDDTIAWFECEVLDVHDAGTHLIFITKILDGEVLDAVSEPLTYAWYRDVKKGKAPKNAPTFIKPEEPAALKMSTPLYKFKCPVCGYIYDPENGDPSNDIAPGTRFEHLPDSWSCPICGVSQSEFNIL